A genomic stretch from Empedobacter stercoris includes:
- a CDS encoding class I SAM-dependent methyltransferase, whose translation MNYNFIAPYYHSLSQLFFLNRQHQAHFLILKHLKDGDKILWIGGGAGKFISALEQHNLKLEIDYIDFSFKMIDLAKKVNTSNLKINFIVSDIFEFKTSKKYDVVMTTFLFDHFSQERAEKLVDQLNDNLKPKGIWFYVDFTQDQNGWQKIITNFMLRFFRIAIGLDITQLPKMQQVFAKRYENIDSQFFFKKYIESNVYQKK comes from the coding sequence ATGAATTACAATTTTATTGCACCATATTATCATTCGTTGAGTCAGTTGTTTTTTTTGAATAGGCAACATCAAGCTCATTTTTTGATTTTAAAACATTTAAAAGATGGTGACAAAATTCTGTGGATAGGAGGAGGAGCTGGAAAGTTTATTTCAGCGTTAGAACAACACAACTTGAAATTAGAAATAGATTATATTGATTTTTCTTTTAAAATGATTGATTTAGCAAAAAAAGTAAACACAAGTAATTTGAAAATCAATTTTATTGTTTCAGACATTTTTGAATTTAAAACGTCAAAAAAATACGACGTAGTGATGACCACTTTTTTATTTGATCATTTTTCTCAGGAAAGAGCAGAAAAATTAGTTGATCAATTGAATGATAATTTGAAGCCTAAAGGAATTTGGTTTTATGTAGATTTCACTCAAGATCAAAACGGTTGGCAGAAAATAATAACAAACTTTATGTTGAGATTTTTTAGAATTGCTATAGGTTTAGATATAACTCAATTACCCAAAATGCAACAAGTTTTCGCTAAAAGATATGAGAATATTGATAGTCAATTTTTTTTCAAGAAGTACATCGAAAGTAACGTTTATCAAAAGAAATAA